Proteins encoded in a region of the Armatimonadota bacterium genome:
- a CDS encoding 5-deoxy-glucuronate isomerase, with the protein MIKHVTLQYGYNGLVEPGEMEYIEFGVFKGKAGDAFSWDIGDHEAVLVFLSGRCRLQVNGEDYSIVGGRRSVFDGNAWSLYAPNDTKVEIEVLDEAEIAISQTRATTDASPRLIKPEEVNVRDVGVWNWRRDVKDIVDKRTPASRLVVGETINPPGNWSSWPPHKHDVHDPPCESKQEEVYFFKVQPANSFGLARLYTAEGDVDEVLPIRENSVLLIRRGYHPIAAAPGTRVYYLWTLAGESRDLIPNDAPGYRWMKDAEAVLREWQRNL; encoded by the coding sequence GGCTACAACGGGCTCGTAGAACCGGGCGAGATGGAGTACATCGAGTTCGGCGTCTTCAAGGGCAAAGCAGGCGACGCCTTCTCGTGGGACATCGGCGACCATGAGGCGGTGCTGGTGTTTTTGTCAGGCAGGTGTCGCTTGCAGGTGAACGGTGAGGATTACTCCATCGTCGGCGGACGGCGCAGCGTGTTCGACGGCAATGCCTGGAGCCTGTACGCCCCGAACGACACGAAAGTAGAGATAGAAGTGCTGGACGAAGCAGAGATAGCCATCAGCCAAACGCGCGCAACGACGGACGCTTCCCCCCGCCTTATCAAGCCCGAGGAGGTGAACGTGCGCGACGTGGGTGTGTGGAACTGGCGGCGCGACGTGAAGGACATCGTGGATAAGCGCACCCCTGCCTCGCGGCTGGTGGTAGGCGAGACCATCAACCCGCCGGGCAACTGGTCCAGCTGGCCTCCCCACAAGCATGACGTACACGACCCGCCCTGCGAGAGTAAGCAGGAGGAAGTATACTTCTTCAAGGTGCAACCTGCAAACAGCTTCGGTCTGGCGAGGCTTTACACCGCCGAGGGTGACGTAGATGAAGTGTTGCCCATCCGCGAGAACTCTGTACTGTTGATACGTCGGGGCTACCATCCGATTGCCGCCGCGCCGGGCACGCGTGTGTACTATCTGTGGACGCTGGCGGGCGAAAGCCGCGACCTGATCCCCAACGACGCGCCCGGTTACCGCTGGATGAAGGATGCGGAAGCGGTGCTGCGCGAGTGGCAAAGAAATCTATGA
- a CDS encoding bacillithiol biosynthesis deacetylase BshB1, whose amino-acid sequence MIGNWQRVLVFAAHPDDEIIGCGGTIARLSAMGKQVFVVTFCAGETSYTTPEMKDKIAEVRRAEADACDRVLDITERVILGKPTQGVVNDRETYQECIRLIRRYRPDVIFTHWNEDKHRDHRAISTVTDEARWKAYENVLADFGEPWYTPELYYYEVLELFTHPSVLIDITDTFPKKQEAMQTQQSQFAVLPGIMDYIEGLAKVRGYARGTRYAEAFLRSNLLPTFG is encoded by the coding sequence ATGATCGGAAACTGGCAGCGTGTACTGGTGTTCGCCGCCCACCCCGACGATGAGATTATCGGCTGCGGAGGCACCATTGCCCGGCTCTCCGCGATGGGCAAGCAAGTGTTCGTGGTCACTTTCTGCGCTGGGGAAACCAGCTACACTACCCCCGAAATGAAGGACAAGATCGCCGAGGTGCGCCGTGCGGAAGCAGATGCCTGCGACAGGGTGCTAGATATCACCGAACGGGTGATACTGGGCAAGCCCACCCAGGGCGTGGTGAACGATCGCGAGACGTATCAGGAATGCATACGCCTGATTCGCCGCTATCGTCCTGACGTTATCTTCACCCACTGGAACGAGGACAAGCACCGCGACCACCGCGCTATCTCCACAGTCACCGACGAAGCCCGCTGGAAGGCTTATGAAAATGTGCTGGCGGACTTCGGCGAGCCGTGGTACACGCCGGAGCTTTACTATTATGAGGTGCTGGAGCTGTTCACGCATCCCTCCGTGCTGATAGACATCACCGACACGTTCCCGAAAAAACAGGAGGCGATGCAAACGCAGCAGAGCCAGTTCGCGGTGTTGCCCGGCATCATGGATTACATCGAAGGGCTGGCAAAGGTGCGTGGTTATGCACGTGGAACCCGCTACGCAGAAGCGTTTTTGCGGTCGAATCTGTTGCCAACCTTTGGATAG
- the lepA gene encoding elongation factor 4 produces MRHAPQDHIRNFCIIAHIDHGKSTLADRILEFTGAIDPRQMQEQVLDQMDLERERGITIKMTAVRLTYRARDGQEYELNLIDTPGHVDFTYEVSRSLAACEGALLVVDASQGVEAQTIANVNLAMNNGLEIIPVINKIDLPAADPERVKEEIENILMLDSSEAILASAKEGIGTEEILEAVVRKIPPPRGNPNAPLRALIFDSHFDPYLGVVVYIRVVDGIVRPGMRIRFMSTGREFEVTSVGFFTPRLQEGDELRTGEVGYLTAGIKTVGDTRVGDTITDAERPAEEPLPGYKPVKPMVYCGLYPVEGEEFSDLRDALMKLQLNDAALVFEPETSAALGFGFRCGFLGLLHMDIVQERLEREFGLSLIATAPSVVYRITTTKGEVIMLDNPAHWPPPTTIAMVEEPYIRATIFVPSEYVGAMMELAMERRGEFVKMEYPSPNRVLLTYDLPLAEILLDFYDQLKSRSKGYASFDYEPVGYRQSDLVKLDILINGEPVDALSFITHRDRAYSRGRALVERLRQVVPRQQFEVRIQAAIGSKVIAADRIPPFRKNVLAKCYGGDVTRKRKLLEKQKEGKKRMKQLGNVEIPQEAFLSVLKVAE; encoded by the coding sequence ATGCGACACGCGCCGCAAGACCATATCCGAAACTTCTGTATCATCGCGCACATCGACCACGGAAAGTCCACCCTTGCCGACCGCATTCTGGAGTTTACGGGCGCGATTGACCCCCGCCAGATGCAGGAGCAGGTGCTGGACCAGATGGACCTGGAGCGCGAGCGAGGCATCACCATCAAGATGACCGCCGTGCGCTTGACCTATCGCGCGCGCGATGGGCAGGAGTACGAGCTGAATCTGATTGACACGCCGGGGCATGTGGACTTCACGTATGAGGTCTCGCGTAGCCTTGCCGCGTGCGAGGGGGCACTGCTGGTGGTAGACGCCTCGCAGGGAGTGGAGGCGCAAACCATCGCCAACGTCAACCTGGCGATGAACAATGGACTGGAGATTATTCCCGTTATCAATAAGATAGACCTGCCCGCCGCCGACCCCGAGCGCGTCAAGGAAGAGATAGAGAATATCCTCATGCTGGATTCCTCCGAAGCCATTCTCGCCAGTGCGAAAGAGGGCATCGGCACGGAGGAGATTTTGGAAGCGGTGGTGCGCAAAATCCCTCCTCCTCGGGGCAACCCGAACGCCCCCCTGCGTGCGCTTATCTTCGACTCGCATTTTGACCCCTACCTGGGCGTGGTGGTGTATATCCGCGTGGTGGATGGGATAGTGCGCCCGGGAATGCGCATTCGGTTCATGTCTACTGGGCGCGAGTTCGAGGTGACCAGTGTGGGCTTCTTCACACCGCGCCTGCAGGAGGGCGACGAACTGCGCACGGGTGAAGTGGGATACCTTACAGCAGGCATCAAGACCGTCGGCGATACGCGCGTGGGCGACACTATTACCGACGCCGAACGCCCCGCCGAAGAACCTCTACCCGGTTACAAGCCGGTTAAACCGATGGTGTACTGCGGGCTGTATCCGGTGGAGGGCGAAGAGTTCTCCGACCTGCGCGACGCGCTGATGAAGCTGCAGCTCAACGATGCCGCGCTGGTGTTTGAGCCGGAGACCTCCGCCGCGCTGGGGTTTGGTTTTCGTTGCGGATTTCTGGGCTTACTGCACATGGACATCGTGCAGGAGCGCCTGGAGCGTGAGTTCGGGCTGTCGCTGATTGCCACCGCGCCCAGTGTGGTGTACCGCATCACCACCACAAAGGGCGAGGTCATCATGCTGGATAACCCTGCGCACTGGCCCCCGCCGACCACTATCGCGATGGTAGAGGAACCCTATATCCGCGCCACTATCTTTGTGCCCAGCGAATATGTTGGGGCGATGATGGAGCTGGCGATGGAACGGCGCGGCGAGTTCGTGAAGATGGAATATCCCTCGCCTAACCGCGTGCTGCTCACCTACGATCTGCCTCTGGCGGAAATCCTGCTGGATTTCTACGACCAGCTCAAGAGCCGCTCCAAAGGCTATGCCTCTTTTGATTACGAACCAGTTGGCTACCGGCAGTCGGACCTGGTGAAGCTGGACATCCTCATCAACGGCGAGCCGGTAGATGCGCTCAGCTTCATCACCCATCGCGACCGAGCCTACAGCCGGGGACGTGCGTTGGTGGAACGACTGCGTCAGGTGGTACCACGCCAGCAGTTTGAGGTGCGCATCCAGGCAGCCATCGGCAGCAAAGTGATTGCGGCGGATCGCATTCCACCCTTCCGCAAGAACGTGCTGGCGAAGTGCTACGGCGGCGACGTCACCCGCAAACGCAAGCTGCTGGAGAAGCAAAAAGAGGGCAAAAAGCGCATGAAGCAGCTGGGCAACGTGGAGATTCCCCAGGAAGCATTCCTCAGTGTGCTGAAGGTGGCGGAGTAG